One Brassica napus cultivar Da-Ae chromosome C2, Da-Ae, whole genome shotgun sequence DNA window includes the following coding sequences:
- the LOC106379497 gene encoding RING-H2 finger protein ATL8-like gives MARLLFRLLQETNSPTPATPSPALYSELVVVIAALLCALICVLGLLAVSRCVWLRRIANSSATNSDQPPANKGLKKKVLKSLPKLTYSPDSPPAEKFAECAICLTEFAAGDELRVLPQCGHGFHVSCIDTWLGSHSSCPSCRQILVGIARCQKCGGLPGSSSSGPEPDTRIKQDDPNSNNNDNLSHLN, from the coding sequence ATGGCGCGCCTTCTCTTTCGTCTTCTCCAAGAAACCAATTCTCCGACACCGGCAACACCTTCTCCGGCCTTATATTCCGAACTCGTGGTCGTCATAGCTGCTCTTCTCTGTGCACTGATCTGCGTCCTCGGCTTACTCGCCGTCTCTCGTTGCGTCTGGCTCCGTCGTATCGCAAACAGCTCCGCCACGAATTCTGATCAACCGCCGGCTAACAAAGGGTTGAAGAAGAAAGTCCTAAAGTCTCTGCCGAAGCTCACCTACTCGCCGGACTCTCCCCCGGCTGAGAAGTTTGCCGAGTGCGCCATCTGTCTTACGGAATTCGCCGCCGGCGATGAGCTCAGGGTGTTGCCACAGTGTGGTCACGGCTTCCACGTGTCATGTATCGACACGTGGCTCGGGTCTCACTCTTCTTGTCCTTCCTGCCGCCAGATCTTGGTGGGGATTGCCAGGTGTCAAAAATGCGGCGGGTTACCCGGTAGCTCGAGTTCAGGACCCGAACCTGATACCCGAATCAAGCAAGATGATcctaatagtaataataatgaTAATCTATCTCAccttaattag